The following proteins are co-located in the Leptospira hartskeerlii genome:
- a CDS encoding RNA polymerase sigma factor — MASRKDFMETLYRESNGRIFDFLYKYTGNPETASDLMQDTFLNFFKKYSNSDLNKEQALKLLYTIARNRSINYAKKFSTVKESGTDDMGTYREEGQSFERKTELSDLESRLMDCLDDLEEGERYALVLKNIEKYTLADIADIMGISIATASRLVVKATGKLVEIAKNKQILPME, encoded by the coding sequence ATGGCATCCCGAAAAGATTTTATGGAAACCCTGTATCGGGAATCCAACGGGAGAATTTTTGATTTCTTGTATAAGTATACCGGAAATCCAGAAACCGCCTCTGACCTAATGCAGGATACCTTTCTTAATTTTTTTAAGAAGTATTCCAATTCCGACTTAAACAAAGAACAAGCCCTAAAGCTGTTATATACAATCGCGAGAAATCGATCGATCAACTATGCCAAGAAGTTCTCCACGGTGAAAGAATCCGGAACAGACGACATGGGAACTTACAGAGAAGAAGGACAAAGTTTCGAAAGAAAAACGGAACTTTCCGACTTGGAATCCAGATTGATGGATTGTTTGGACGACTTAGAAGAAGGAGAAAGATACGCTTTAGTATTAAAGAATATAGAAAAATACACGTTGGCTGATATTGCGGATATAATGGGGATCTCGATTGCGACTGCATCCAGATTGGTCGTGAAGGCGACCGGAAAACTCGTAGAGATCGCAAAAAACAAACAAATTCTGCCGATGGAATAA
- a CDS encoding DUF362 domain-containing protein, whose product MAYIVTEPCVGCKITYCAAACPVEAFREGKDYLVIDPDICINCNDCLRECPVNAIFPEDEVPVIWKDWIALNARESKTLPMINDLKKPLLDKHCNIKEL is encoded by the coding sequence GTGGCATACATAGTAACCGAACCCTGTGTAGGGTGCAAAATTACTTACTGCGCTGCTGCCTGTCCTGTAGAAGCTTTCCGAGAAGGAAAGGATTACTTAGTCATAGATCCGGACATTTGCATCAATTGTAATGATTGTTTGAGAGAATGTCCGGTGAATGCCATCTTCCCGGAGGATGAGGTGCCGGTGATATGGAAAGATTGGATCGCTTTGAACGCAAGAGAATCGAAAACATTGCCGATGATCAACGATCTTAAAAAACCTCTTTTAGATAAGCACTGCAATATTAAAGAATTATGA
- the metH gene encoding methionine synthase has translation MKHKFPTYTNPKAQELLKLLEERILVLDGAMGTMIQRYGLGEDDFRDERLKDHPSALKGNNDLLVITKPEVIEEIHYKFLEAGANILETNTFSSNRISQADYNAEAYVDELNRKAVKVARAAMEKFSKTHPDQPLFLAGSIGPTTRTASLSPDVNNPAFRAVTFDELVETFYEQVRALVEEGVDILLSETNIDTLNLKAIIVAIENVFKDLNVRIPVSLSVTITDASGRTLSGQTIEAFYNSIYHANPLSVGINCALGAGEMRPYIEELSRISGCYISCYPNAGLPNAFGGYDQTPEEFGSFLDDFSNQGWLNIAGGCCGTTPAHIKEGAKAVQGKKPRIIPEIEGKTRLSGLEPLNIDEATGFVLIGERTNVTGSPKFKKLILEGNFEEAVSVALQQVEAGANVIDINFDEALLDGEASMKEFLNLIAVEPDIAKVPFMVDSSKWSVLETGLKCIQGKPIVNSISLKEGEEKFLQQAKTVKMYGASVIVMAFDEQGQAATKDDKVRICKRAYDLLVEKADFSPFDIIFDPNILTVGTGIEEHNNYAVDFIEAIKEIKAVCPGAKISGGLSNISFSFRGNNPVREAMHSAFLYYAIKAGMDMAIVNAGMLAVYEEIPKDLLERVEDVLLNRRSDATERLIEFAESFKSGEKAEKKEEAWRDGTVEQRLEYSLVKGIVEYIDQDTEEARLKYDQPLQVIEGPLMDGMRVVGDLFGSGKMFLPQVVKSARVMKKSVAYLLPFMEEENRKQAQASRKQKFLIATVKGDVHDIGKNIVAVVLACNNYEVIDLGVMVPCEKILEEAKKENVDIIGLSGLITPSLDEMVHVASEMKRTGFDIPLLIGGATTSSAHTSVKISEKYDQPVVHVLDASRVVNVVGKLLNPSLKPDYIKQIKEEQKIQREIYFNTRSDRKLVSIEDARENKYATDWNVTKVKKPNFVGVRVFDNEISLEELVPYIDWSPFFQAWELKGRYPSILESETYGKQAKELFKDAQKLLEDIVSNKRYTTRGVIGVFPANSVGDDIEVYEDETRTNIKTVFHTLRQQISKEEKDEPNYCLADYVAPKESGVADYIGGFAVTAGHGVEAFASIFDSRLDDYNSIMAKALGDRFAEAFAEYMHLKIRKEIWGYVADENLSTEELIRERYQGIRPAAGYPASPDHTEKRTLFDLLEVEKNTGITLTEHFAMMPASSVSGLYFAHPAAKYFAVAKINKDQIQDYAKRKGMTVSEVEKWLSPNLAYDPQEAVSRV, from the coding sequence ATGAAACATAAATTTCCCACATATACAAATCCCAAAGCACAAGAACTCTTAAAATTGTTAGAAGAAAGGATACTGGTTCTTGACGGAGCAATGGGGACAATGATCCAAAGGTATGGTCTGGGAGAAGACGATTTCCGAGACGAAAGACTTAAAGACCATCCTTCCGCATTAAAGGGAAATAACGATCTCCTGGTGATCACTAAGCCGGAAGTGATCGAAGAAATACATTATAAATTTTTGGAAGCAGGAGCGAACATTTTAGAAACGAATACGTTCAGCTCGAACAGGATTTCCCAAGCAGATTATAATGCGGAAGCTTATGTAGATGAGCTGAACAGAAAAGCGGTGAAGGTCGCTCGTGCTGCAATGGAGAAGTTCTCCAAAACTCATCCCGATCAGCCATTATTCCTCGCTGGATCAATCGGACCTACGACAAGAACGGCTTCTCTTTCTCCGGATGTGAATAATCCAGCATTCCGTGCAGTAACCTTCGACGAATTAGTAGAAACATTCTACGAGCAGGTCAGAGCGTTAGTTGAAGAAGGAGTCGATATTCTTCTTTCCGAAACGAATATCGATACTTTAAATCTTAAGGCGATCATCGTTGCTATTGAGAACGTATTCAAAGATTTGAATGTAAGAATTCCTGTCTCTCTTTCGGTAACGATTACCGACGCTTCCGGAAGAACTTTGTCAGGACAGACAATCGAGGCATTCTACAATTCAATCTATCATGCAAATCCTCTTTCTGTTGGGATTAACTGTGCCTTAGGTGCGGGAGAGATGAGACCCTATATAGAAGAATTGTCCAGGATCTCGGGTTGTTATATTAGCTGTTATCCGAATGCAGGCTTGCCTAACGCGTTCGGAGGATATGACCAAACTCCGGAAGAATTCGGAAGTTTCTTGGATGATTTTTCCAACCAAGGTTGGTTGAATATTGCAGGAGGATGTTGTGGGACTACTCCTGCTCATATTAAAGAAGGTGCCAAAGCCGTCCAAGGTAAAAAGCCGAGGATCATTCCAGAGATAGAAGGGAAGACCAGATTATCCGGATTAGAACCTTTGAATATAGATGAAGCAACCGGTTTCGTCTTAATAGGGGAAAGAACTAACGTAACAGGTTCTCCTAAATTTAAAAAGCTGATCTTAGAAGGAAACTTTGAAGAGGCAGTATCCGTCGCTTTGCAGCAAGTCGAAGCCGGTGCTAACGTCATAGATATAAATTTTGACGAAGCTCTTTTAGATGGAGAAGCCTCCATGAAAGAATTTTTAAACTTGATCGCAGTGGAGCCTGATATCGCAAAGGTCCCTTTCATGGTAGACAGTTCCAAATGGTCTGTTTTGGAAACTGGGTTAAAATGTATCCAAGGGAAACCGATTGTAAACTCCATTTCCTTAAAAGAAGGAGAAGAGAAATTCTTACAGCAGGCAAAAACCGTTAAGATGTATGGTGCTTCTGTTATCGTAATGGCTTTCGATGAACAAGGCCAAGCTGCTACTAAAGACGACAAAGTCCGGATTTGCAAAAGGGCTTATGATCTATTGGTGGAGAAAGCAGACTTCTCTCCGTTTGATATCATTTTTGATCCGAATATTCTAACCGTAGGAACAGGAATAGAAGAACATAATAATTATGCGGTCGATTTTATAGAAGCGATCAAAGAGATCAAAGCCGTTTGCCCAGGGGCGAAGATCAGCGGTGGTTTAAGTAATATTTCTTTCTCTTTCCGCGGAAATAATCCAGTGCGAGAAGCTATGCACTCAGCATTCTTATACTATGCGATCAAAGCCGGAATGGATATGGCGATCGTAAATGCAGGGATGCTCGCAGTTTATGAAGAAATTCCTAAGGATCTTTTAGAAAGAGTAGAGGACGTACTTTTAAATAGAAGATCCGACGCGACTGAAAGATTAATTGAATTTGCCGAATCCTTTAAGTCAGGTGAGAAGGCAGAGAAAAAAGAAGAAGCCTGGAGAGACGGAACAGTCGAGCAAAGATTAGAATATTCTTTAGTAAAAGGAATTGTAGAATATATAGACCAGGATACGGAAGAAGCAAGACTCAAATACGATCAACCGTTGCAAGTGATCGAAGGTCCTTTAATGGATGGAATGAGAGTTGTGGGAGATCTTTTCGGATCAGGAAAAATGTTCCTTCCTCAGGTAGTAAAAAGCGCAAGGGTTATGAAAAAATCCGTAGCGTACCTTCTGCCTTTTATGGAAGAAGAAAATCGTAAGCAGGCACAGGCTTCCAGAAAACAAAAATTCCTGATCGCCACAGTGAAGGGAGATGTTCATGATATAGGCAAGAATATCGTAGCTGTTGTGCTCGCATGTAATAATTACGAAGTGATTGACCTCGGAGTGATGGTCCCTTGTGAGAAAATTCTGGAAGAAGCAAAAAAGGAGAATGTTGACATCATCGGTTTGTCCGGACTCATCACTCCTTCTCTCGATGAGATGGTTCACGTTGCTTCTGAAATGAAAAGGACAGGTTTTGATATTCCCCTATTGATTGGAGGAGCTACTACAAGTTCAGCTCATACTTCCGTAAAAATTTCCGAGAAGTATGATCAGCCTGTGGTCCATGTTTTGGACGCTTCGAGAGTTGTAAACGTTGTAGGGAAACTTTTGAATCCTTCTTTAAAGCCGGATTATATAAAGCAAATCAAAGAAGAACAAAAGATACAAAGAGAAATTTATTTTAATACTAGAAGCGATCGAAAACTTGTTTCGATCGAAGATGCCAGAGAGAATAAATACGCTACCGATTGGAACGTGACAAAGGTGAAGAAGCCGAATTTCGTAGGAGTTCGCGTTTTTGATAACGAGATCTCTTTAGAGGAATTAGTTCCTTATATAGATTGGTCGCCATTCTTCCAAGCTTGGGAGTTGAAGGGACGTTATCCTTCCATTCTTGAAAGTGAAACTTACGGTAAACAAGCCAAAGAATTATTCAAAGATGCTCAGAAATTATTGGAAGATATCGTTTCCAATAAAAGATATACAACCCGAGGAGTAATCGGGGTCTTTCCTGCAAATAGTGTAGGAGACGATATCGAAGTTTATGAAGACGAAACCAGAACAAATATTAAGACCGTTTTCCATACTCTTCGCCAGCAGATCAGCAAAGAAGAAAAAGACGAACCTAATTACTGTTTGGCGGACTATGTCGCTCCTAAAGAAAGCGGAGTCGCGGATTATATCGGTGGTTTTGCAGTTACTGCGGGTCATGGAGTAGAAGCTTTTGCTTCTATATTCGATTCTCGCCTGGACGATTATAATTCCATCATGGCAAAAGCTTTAGGCGATCGTTTTGCAGAAGCTTTCGCGGAATATATGCACCTGAAAATTCGAAAAGAAATTTGGGGCTATGTAGCGGACGAAAATCTTTCTACCGAAGAATTAATCCGGGAACGTTACCAGGGAATTCGTCCTGCGGCCGGTTATCCTGCAAGCCCGGACCATACTGAAAAGAGAACTTTATTCGATCTATTGGAAGTGGAAAAGAATACAGGTATCACTCTCACTGAACATTTTGCAATGATGCCTGCAAGTTCAGTGAGTGGCTTATACTTCGCTCATCCTGCTGCTAAATATTTTGCTGTTGCGAAGATCAATAAGGACCAGATCCAGGATTATGCAAAAAGGAAAGGAATGACCGTTTCTGAAGTGGAAAAATGGCTTTCTCCGAATTTGGCTTACGACCCCCAGGAGGCGGTTTCCAGAGTCTAA
- a CDS encoding FecR family protein — MDENFEHKIRKAIEGEKNEFSSSIDKLSDMLSKSWVSPPSNISFEEIYEKAQASKVISFKKPLLYTIASAAAILIGAFGFLILQNPKIPPVKNDLGISVTKIIGKGYLFSSDSEKLLALNEGESVGSGQILKTEPGSRLFLNIAKGEGMILEESTELEIMKEGKQSFRLRNGSILVHLHKNLKKDEFKIITEIGLVEVRGTKFEVRESLKEGTIVSVLEGRVAAKSSIDPNRGEQVLEPGQKIRLEAKGFQRTFLSSTEQKDLGFKFSELLVDEIPRNSEKSFSNKDDLFNEYQRLERVVLSNGETLEGVIVDMDENFMYLQTLEKEIKIQRDSVMEVIQLR; from the coding sequence ATGGACGAAAATTTCGAACATAAAATTAGGAAGGCAATCGAAGGTGAGAAGAACGAATTCAGTTCTTCTATCGATAAATTGTCCGATATGCTTTCCAAATCTTGGGTTTCTCCTCCTTCAAATATTTCTTTCGAGGAAATTTACGAAAAGGCCCAAGCTTCTAAAGTTATTAGCTTTAAAAAACCGTTATTATACACTATTGCTTCTGCAGCTGCGATCTTGATCGGAGCATTCGGCTTTCTAATTTTACAAAATCCTAAAATTCCCCCTGTAAAGAACGACCTCGGAATATCCGTGACTAAAATTATCGGGAAAGGATACCTATTTTCATCAGATTCCGAAAAACTTTTGGCTTTAAATGAAGGCGAATCCGTAGGTTCTGGCCAGATCTTAAAGACTGAACCTGGCTCCAGACTTTTCCTAAACATTGCTAAGGGAGAAGGTATGATTTTGGAAGAATCTACAGAGCTCGAGATCATGAAAGAAGGAAAACAATCTTTCCGACTTCGTAATGGAAGTATCTTAGTCCATCTGCATAAGAATCTTAAAAAAGACGAATTTAAGATCATAACTGAAATAGGCTTAGTAGAAGTCAGAGGAACAAAATTCGAAGTCAGAGAAAGTCTTAAAGAGGGGACTATCGTTTCCGTTTTAGAAGGAAGAGTTGCAGCAAAGAGTAGCATTGATCCTAACCGTGGAGAACAAGTTTTGGAACCAGGCCAAAAAATCCGTTTAGAGGCAAAAGGATTCCAGAGAACTTTTCTATCTTCTACCGAGCAAAAGGACTTAGGTTTTAAATTTTCAGAACTTCTTGTGGACGAGATTCCTAGAAATTCCGAAAAATCTTTCTCCAATAAAGACGATCTATTTAACGAATATCAAAGATTAGAGAGGGTCGTACTTTCCAATGGTGAGACGTTAGAAGGTGTGATCGTCGACATGGACGAAAATTTTATGTATTTGCAAACCCTTGAGAAGGAAATAAAAATCCAAAGAGATTCGGTTATGGAGGTGATTCAACTTCGTTAA
- the ahcY gene encoding adenosylhomocysteinase: MSATIQEKGLKYKVKDISLADWGREEIILAEKEMPGLMSLRKEYKGKQPLKGARIAGSLHMTIQTAVLIETLTELGAEVRWSSCNIFSTQDHAAAAIAKTGVPVFAWKGETEEEYWWCVEQTIFFDGGKGPNMILDDGGDLTMYIHEKYPQLLAEIKGVSEETTTGVKGLEKLLKKGELKLPAINVNDSVTKSKFDNLYGCRESLADGIKRATDVMLAGKVALVCGYGDVGKGSAASLRNFGARVIVTEIDPICALQAVMEGYQVLRVEDAIEFVDIVVTATGNDDIISLEHMKAMKDGAILCNIGHFDTEIQMSRLNAEKGVVKKEIKPQVDKYTFANGRSIIVLAEGRLVNLGCATGHPSFVMSCSFTNQVLAQIELWNNKYEIGVYRLPKKLDEKVAALHLEQLGVRLTTLNAKQAEYIGVPVEGPYKPEHYRY; the protein is encoded by the coding sequence ATGTCCGCTACAATACAAGAAAAAGGTTTAAAATATAAGGTTAAAGACATTTCACTCGCTGACTGGGGTCGCGAAGAAATCATTTTGGCAGAGAAAGAAATGCCAGGTCTGATGTCCTTACGCAAAGAATATAAGGGGAAACAACCTCTCAAAGGTGCGCGTATCGCAGGTTCCCTTCACATGACCATCCAAACTGCGGTCCTAATCGAAACTTTGACTGAGCTTGGAGCAGAAGTTCGTTGGTCTTCTTGTAATATCTTCTCCACTCAAGACCATGCAGCAGCTGCAATTGCAAAAACCGGAGTTCCTGTGTTTGCTTGGAAAGGCGAAACGGAAGAAGAATACTGGTGGTGTGTAGAACAGACTATCTTTTTCGACGGTGGAAAAGGTCCGAACATGATCCTGGACGACGGTGGTGATCTCACCATGTATATTCATGAGAAATATCCTCAACTTCTCGCTGAAATTAAAGGAGTTTCTGAAGAAACTACTACAGGAGTAAAAGGTCTCGAAAAACTCCTGAAAAAAGGCGAATTGAAACTTCCTGCGATCAACGTGAACGATTCCGTTACCAAGTCTAAATTCGACAACTTATATGGCTGTAGAGAATCTTTAGCTGACGGTATTAAACGTGCAACCGACGTTATGCTTGCCGGGAAAGTAGCTCTTGTTTGCGGTTATGGAGATGTTGGAAAAGGTTCTGCTGCTTCTTTACGCAATTTCGGTGCTAGAGTGATCGTTACAGAAATCGATCCTATCTGTGCTCTTCAGGCAGTAATGGAAGGATACCAAGTTCTAAGGGTGGAAGACGCGATCGAATTCGTGGATATCGTAGTAACTGCGACCGGAAACGACGATATTATTTCCCTTGAACATATGAAAGCAATGAAAGACGGCGCGATTCTCTGTAATATCGGACACTTCGACACTGAGATCCAAATGTCCAGATTGAACGCTGAGAAAGGCGTAGTGAAGAAGGAGATCAAACCTCAGGTGGACAAATACACTTTCGCGAACGGTAGATCCATTATCGTTCTTGCAGAAGGTCGTTTGGTAAACTTAGGTTGTGCGACTGGTCACCCTTCTTTCGTAATGTCTTGTTCCTTCACAAACCAAGTATTGGCTCAGATCGAACTTTGGAACAATAAATACGAGATCGGCGTCTATAGATTGCCTAAAAAACTAGATGAGAAAGTTGCAGCGTTACATTTGGAGCAATTAGGAGTTCGCCTAACTACATTAAACGCTAAGCAAGCTGAGTATATCGGAGTGCCGGTAGAAGGTCCGTATAAACCGGAACACTACCGCTATTAA
- a CDS encoding ArsR/SmtB family transcription factor — translation MSLKDTSLERESVETYSDSILIASSPARGGLQDRDILLAIKALSDETRIRVLRILSITPLNVQEITEVLDMGQSRISRHLKILADAGFLTSQREGSWVYYSPKVSNGDSQDFSARFHTLLLDFEKSLPYSEQDLTKTKDILRQRDLKRSKYFDDVAQDWESIQSDVLDPVLYRNKILELLPEHSCRILDLGCGPGGLIPYLLMKSQEVIGIDSSEKMIKEARSSFLNNSQVHLLTSEIETLPENLIQSADSVVASMVLHHLSSPPQAMKEIHKVLKDDGVFIIVDLKKHNQEFMRDNFADLWLGFESELLTDWLSHTGFSLESIEEVESQKYFKVLIIKAKKRGGL, via the coding sequence ATGTCGCTTAAGGATACGTCTTTAGAAAGAGAATCTGTCGAAACTTATTCAGATTCAATTCTCATCGCATCTTCTCCGGCAAGAGGAGGCTTACAAGATCGCGATATTCTACTCGCGATAAAGGCATTATCCGATGAAACCCGTATTCGAGTTCTTCGGATACTCTCCATTACGCCCTTAAATGTTCAGGAGATAACGGAAGTTCTGGACATGGGTCAATCCAGGATCTCGAGACATTTAAAGATCCTGGCAGATGCCGGATTTTTGACATCTCAACGCGAAGGTTCTTGGGTATATTACAGCCCTAAGGTTTCTAATGGCGATTCGCAGGATTTTTCTGCAAGATTTCATACGCTTCTTCTCGATTTTGAAAAGAGCCTTCCTTATTCGGAGCAGGATCTTACTAAGACTAAAGATATTCTCAGACAAAGAGATCTGAAAAGATCTAAATATTTCGATGATGTTGCCCAGGATTGGGAAAGCATACAAAGCGATGTTCTGGATCCGGTTTTATATCGGAATAAGATACTGGAATTGCTTCCAGAACATTCTTGTAGGATCTTAGACCTTGGATGTGGTCCTGGTGGTTTGATTCCTTACTTATTGATGAAAAGCCAAGAAGTCATCGGTATCGATTCTTCTGAAAAGATGATCAAAGAGGCGAGAAGTTCTTTTTTAAATAATTCCCAAGTTCATTTGCTCACATCCGAGATTGAAACTCTGCCGGAGAATTTGATCCAGTCTGCGGATTCTGTCGTAGCTTCGATGGTTTTACATCACCTTTCCAGCCCACCTCAGGCTATGAAAGAAATACATAAAGTTTTAAAGGACGATGGCGTTTTCATCATAGTAGACCTAAAAAAACACAACCAAGAATTCATGCGCGATAATTTCGCCGACTTATGGCTCGGATTCGAGTCGGAACTTCTCACAGATTGGCTCAGCCACACCGGCTTCAGCCTTGAATCCATCGAAGAAGTGGAATCTCAGAAATACTTCAAAGTATTAATAATTAAAGCTAAGAAAAGAGGAGGACTTTAA
- a CDS encoding TIGR04454 family lipoprotein, with product MKNTFFSILTILIFAGLISCGGAKVSQAECDPVVNELISNLAVGQTPEQAEKLKAMQGQISAHLLKECMTGKYDLTCLKSSKTLAALATCKK from the coding sequence ATGAAAAACACGTTTTTTTCGATCCTTACAATTCTAATTTTTGCAGGTCTTATTTCTTGCGGCGGAGCGAAAGTGAGCCAAGCAGAATGTGATCCAGTTGTAAATGAATTGATTTCTAACCTTGCTGTTGGTCAAACTCCTGAGCAGGCAGAAAAACTGAAAGCTATGCAAGGTCAAATTTCCGCTCATCTACTCAAAGAGTGTATGACTGGCAAATACGATCTTACTTGTTTAAAATCTTCTAAAACACTGGCAGCCTTAGCTACTTGTAAGAAGTAA
- a CDS encoding DNA-methyltransferase, with protein MKDILVPETSHILYNSDSRKMDKLSDESVNLVLTSPPYPMVEMWDDLFKSWDKNTKNALAKNLGNDAFEAMHLQLDRVWGECFRVLKEGGILLVNIGDATRSIGGEFSLFSNHSRILQACRNFGFTSLPDILWRKQTNSPTKFMGSGMYPVGAYVTYEHEYILVLRKGGLRKYSKSETEIRRNSAFFWEERNVWFSDVWDLKGERQIFKDVGASRERTAAFPLDFAYRLVNMFSIKGDAVLDPFLGTGTTSLAALLSSRNSIGYDVDPGILEIARKKLLSAVNVSSTILQNRLQSHLDFILDRKKQKKEISHKNKYYGFPVITSQETELTFESVDSSYENEHFSLKAYYSRFNLQNSSKK; from the coding sequence ATGAAGGATATACTCGTTCCGGAAACTTCACATATATTATATAATTCCGATTCGAGAAAAATGGATAAGCTTTCGGATGAAAGTGTCAACCTCGTATTAACTTCTCCTCCTTATCCCATGGTAGAAATGTGGGATGATCTTTTCAAAAGTTGGGACAAAAATACCAAGAACGCTCTTGCCAAAAACTTAGGCAACGATGCCTTCGAGGCAATGCATTTGCAATTGGATAGGGTCTGGGGTGAATGCTTCCGAGTTTTGAAAGAAGGTGGGATCCTGCTTGTAAACATTGGAGACGCCACTCGGAGTATTGGCGGGGAGTTCAGTTTATTTTCGAATCATTCAAGGATTTTACAGGCTTGTCGTAACTTCGGCTTTACTTCTCTACCCGACATTCTTTGGCGAAAGCAGACTAATTCTCCGACTAAGTTTATGGGATCTGGCATGTATCCAGTAGGTGCTTATGTTACCTACGAGCATGAGTATATTCTGGTCCTTCGAAAAGGGGGATTGAGAAAGTATTCTAAATCTGAGACGGAGATCCGACGAAATAGCGCCTTTTTCTGGGAAGAAAGGAATGTTTGGTTTTCGGATGTGTGGGACCTAAAAGGAGAAAGACAGATTTTCAAGGATGTCGGAGCTTCACGAGAACGGACTGCTGCATTTCCTCTAGATTTCGCCTATCGATTGGTGAACATGTTTTCCATAAAGGGGGATGCAGTCTTGGACCCGTTCCTGGGAACAGGAACTACATCGTTAGCGGCTCTTCTTTCTTCCAGAAATAGTATTGGATATGATGTAGATCCGGGAATTCTTGAAATTGCCAGGAAAAAGCTGCTTAGTGCAGTGAATGTTTCGTCGACGATACTACAAAACAGATTACAAAGTCATCTTGATTTTATTTTAGATCGGAAGAAGCAAAAGAAAGAGATTTCGCATAAAAATAAATACTATGGATTTCCAGTAATAACTTCTCAGGAGACAGAATTGACGTTCGAATCGGTAGATTCTTCGTATGAGAACGAACATTTCTCCTTGAAAGCTTATTATTCTCGGTTTAATCTGCAAAATTCCTCTAAAAAGTAA
- a CDS encoding DUF1564 family protein codes for MNSTVFQNEKLKRKVKIVKNPYPSTALIPERLWRKVPVDCKRNFPRYLRRLQEKYSLLLQSRKYMGRNPLRTSFQSKGQNLVRHSYRPKEENYQELRNVALAHGVSMNYIIVLMIHWESLAVDERILSHFWRNRKPPTSRIIDIRRVLNLDTREVWIILVGWPRKFTLKKGSPGWS; via the coding sequence ATGAACTCTACTGTTTTCCAAAATGAGAAACTTAAACGAAAGGTAAAGATTGTTAAGAATCCATATCCTTCTACGGCATTGATTCCGGAAAGACTTTGGAGAAAAGTTCCCGTTGATTGCAAACGGAATTTTCCAAGATATTTGAGGCGTTTGCAAGAAAAGTATAGCTTGTTGCTTCAGTCACGAAAATACATGGGAAGAAATCCACTTAGAACTTCCTTTCAGTCAAAAGGCCAAAATTTAGTCCGCCACAGTTATCGTCCGAAAGAAGAAAATTACCAAGAGCTGCGAAATGTAGCCCTTGCGCACGGCGTTTCAATGAATTATATAATAGTGTTAATGATCCATTGGGAATCACTTGCAGTGGATGAAAGAATTCTTTCTCACTTTTGGCGAAATCGAAAACCACCGACTTCAAGGATTATAGACATTCGTCGTGTCTTGAATTTGGACACGCGAGAGGTTTGGATCATTTTAGTAGGATGGCCTCGGAAATTTACTCTTAAGAAGGGATCTCCGGGTTGGAGTTAG
- a CDS encoding FecR family protein, giving the protein MKYRALVSTFLIFSTFVALPSSLSAEEEIAIVLFVVGDVSGTQDGKKVSLKKNSILKKQDELETKEGKVDLQIGPSVVVRIAAFTKVKIAELSSDKKANKSKLELVSGKVFARVDKGSKKEDFTITTPSYNAGVRGTQFVVCEENETQRKENPDHEDSDVPNGIFVKEGEVGVTTENGKNFPLKRDEEAVVSPQGLLKQPLEEFMREKMKILDGFKKIMEENYKILRDQKLQNQELLNQTKQDL; this is encoded by the coding sequence ATGAAATATCGAGCACTTGTATCTACATTCCTTATTTTCTCTACTTTCGTTGCTTTACCTTCTTCTTTATCTGCAGAAGAAGAAATTGCGATCGTGCTATTCGTTGTAGGAGATGTTTCTGGAACCCAAGATGGGAAAAAGGTAAGCCTCAAGAAGAATTCGATCTTAAAAAAGCAGGACGAACTCGAAACAAAAGAAGGAAAAGTAGATCTTCAGATTGGTCCATCCGTTGTCGTTCGCATTGCGGCTTTTACGAAAGTCAAGATTGCCGAACTGAGTTCCGACAAAAAGGCAAATAAATCAAAATTAGAACTTGTTTCTGGCAAAGTGTTCGCTCGAGTTGATAAAGGATCTAAGAAAGAAGATTTTACGATAACTACACCTTCTTACAATGCGGGTGTTCGGGGAACGCAGTTTGTGGTCTGTGAAGAAAATGAAACTCAACGTAAAGAAAATCCTGATCATGAAGATTCTGACGTACCGAATGGAATTTTTGTGAAAGAAGGAGAAGTCGGAGTTACTACAGAAAATGGAAAAAATTTTCCATTAAAACGAGATGAAGAAGCTGTAGTATCTCCTCAAGGTCTTCTGAAGCAGCCCTTGGAAGAATTCATGCGCGAGAAAATGAAGATCTTGGATGGGTTTAAGAAGATAATGGAGGAGAATTATAAGATTCTTCGAGACCAAAAACTTCAAAACCAAGAGTTATTGAATCAGACAAAGCAGGATTTGTAA